A region of the Caldalkalibacillus uzonensis genome:
AGACCGTCATTAAGAGTAAGCCAGTAATATGTAAACAAAGGAGGGACAGCAGATGCTGGAAGGGAGCCACCACTACGGCAAAAATGAAAGCAAACTTCATGAAGTGAAGATGATCAACCGCAAACAACTGGAGCTAACAGGTGTTATTAATGTGGAAAGCTTTGACAGTGAAGAGTTTTTGCTCGAAACAGAAGCCGGTTTTTTAGCCATTCGCGGGCAAAACCTGCATATGAAAAGCTTGAATGTGGAGCGCGGGTTGGTCTCTATTGAGGGGCTGGTGTTTGAAATGGTGTATGTGGATCAAGGACACGGTGGGGAGAAAGCTAAAGGGCTCTTTAGCAAGTTATTCAAGTGAGCCTGGACAC
Encoded here:
- the yabP gene encoding sporulation protein YabP, which codes for MLEGSHHYGKNESKLHEVKMINRKQLELTGVINVESFDSEEFLLETEAGFLAIRGQNLHMKSLNVERGLVSIEGLVFEMVYVDQGHGGEKAKGLFSKLFK